A single window of Thalassoroseus pseudoceratinae DNA harbors:
- a CDS encoding DUF1501 domain-containing protein: protein MSSHPFHASQSPYCPGPQSRRGFLKMGLAGFASLSLPGVLRLRAETAAASDRKRNAVIMVWKPGGCSHIDTYDPKPNAESEYRGPFGTIPTAVPGMQFTELLPMQAKIADKFTVLRSMRQGAGGHPAGSMQMLSGDSDRRDKPKPKYPDWMSIANYLRSKEGSRENPLPRYVGVNPPTTYNGPAYLGDTYSPFSVTGDPSKPNFVVPNIGLSDASEVRHLSRRSSLRENLDTLERSFDQVGELQALDEFEMQAMTLLTNPKAKQAFDLSLEDDRTRDRYGRNSWGQQLLLARRLVEAGVDILTTSLRGPLCGRVNNWDDHAVNHHVFDALRFRAQAYDQAVSALIEDIYERGLDDRVLVVVTGEFGRTPKISYQPSTGAGNASAPAGTRQPGRDHWPRAFSNIWAGGGIETGRYIGATDKRGEDSIERICTPGDFLSTIYHHLGIDSSKIFIKDLNGRPTPIVDHGHPIPELMG from the coding sequence ATGAGCAGCCATCCGTTTCACGCGTCCCAATCGCCTTACTGTCCGGGACCGCAAAGTCGACGTGGATTTCTGAAAATGGGCTTGGCGGGGTTCGCCAGCTTGAGCTTACCGGGTGTTTTGCGATTGCGGGCGGAAACCGCCGCAGCAAGCGATCGCAAACGGAACGCCGTCATCATGGTGTGGAAGCCGGGCGGATGCTCACACATCGACACCTACGACCCCAAACCCAACGCTGAGTCGGAATACCGCGGCCCGTTCGGGACCATCCCAACGGCAGTGCCGGGGATGCAATTCACCGAACTCCTGCCAATGCAGGCGAAAATCGCTGACAAGTTCACGGTTTTGCGGTCAATGCGACAAGGAGCCGGCGGGCATCCAGCCGGTTCGATGCAAATGCTCTCCGGCGATTCCGACCGCCGTGACAAACCAAAACCGAAGTATCCCGACTGGATGTCGATTGCAAACTACTTGCGGTCGAAAGAGGGTTCACGGGAAAACCCATTGCCTCGGTACGTGGGTGTCAACCCACCAACGACATACAACGGACCGGCATATTTGGGGGATACTTACTCGCCGTTTTCCGTCACCGGCGACCCGAGCAAACCAAACTTTGTCGTGCCGAACATCGGCTTGTCAGATGCGTCGGAAGTTCGTCATCTGAGTCGACGATCTTCGTTGCGGGAAAACTTGGATACGCTGGAACGCTCCTTCGACCAAGTTGGTGAACTACAGGCTCTCGATGAATTCGAAATGCAAGCGATGACCTTGCTGACGAATCCCAAGGCGAAGCAGGCGTTCGATCTTTCTTTGGAAGATGACCGCACCCGCGACCGCTACGGCCGAAACTCGTGGGGACAGCAACTGCTTCTCGCGCGACGGTTGGTGGAAGCGGGTGTCGACATTTTGACAACGAGTCTCCGCGGGCCGTTGTGCGGTCGTGTGAACAATTGGGATGACCACGCCGTCAATCACCATGTCTTCGACGCACTTCGTTTTCGGGCACAAGCGTATGACCAAGCCGTGTCCGCGTTGATCGAAGACATCTACGAACGCGGATTGGATGATCGAGTGTTGGTAGTGGTGACCGGGGAATTTGGTCGCACACCAAAAATTAGCTACCAGCCGAGCACCGGTGCGGGCAACGCCAGTGCTCCGGCGGGAACGCGGCAGCCAGGTCGCGATCACTGGCCGCGAGCATTTTCCAACATCTGGGCTGGTGGCGGAATCGAAACCGGTCGTTACATCGGAGCGACGGACAAACGCGGCGAAGATTCCATCGAACGCATCTGCACGCCTGGTGATTTTCTATCAACGATCTATCACCATTTGGGAATCGATTCGTCCAAAATCTTTATCAAGGACTTGAACGGCCGCCCCACGCCCATCGTTGACCATGGGCACCCGATTCCGGAACTCATGGGTTAA